The Candidatus Neomarinimicrobiota bacterium sequence GAAAAACCAATTCATGATTTAGAACAAAAAATTATTGAAATGGAAATCATGTCCACTGATTCAGAACTGGATATGAAAAAGGAGATTAAAAAGCTTCGAAAAAAACTGGTAGAGCAATCTATCAAAATAAATAAAAATCTTTCTCGCTGGCAGCGAGTAGAACTTGCTCGACATGCCGATCGTCCACATGCTCTGGACCTCATTAATCTCATGTGTGATTCGTGGATAGAGCTGCATGGAGACCGGCATTTCGGTGATGACAAGGCTATAGTGAGTGGTATCGCTCGCATAGATGATCAACGAATGGTCATAATAGGTCAGCAAAAGGGACGTACCACCAAGGACAATCTATACCGCAATTTTGGTATGCCATACCCAGAGGGTTACCGCAAGGCTTTACGCCACATGAAATTAGCCGAGAAATATGGGCTCCCAGCAGTTACTCTCATTGACACAATTGGTGCGTATCCAGGTTTGGAGGCAGAAGAAAGAGGTCAGGCAGAAGCCATTGCCAGAAATCTTTTTGAGATGAGTCACTTATCAGTCCCAATAATTGTAATCGTCATTGGGGAAGGTGCTTCTGGTGGGGCTTTGGGTATCGGCGTAGGTGACAGACTCATCATGTTGGAGAACACCTGGTATTCAGTTATTTCTCCTGAGGGTTGTGCATCCATTCTCTACAGAGATGCTACTCAGAAGAAAAAAGCCGCTGAGGCCATGCGAGTCACGGCAGCAGATCTTTTAGA is a genomic window containing:
- a CDS encoding acetyl-CoA carboxylase carboxyltransferase subunit alpha; translation: MGKTVLEFEKPIHDLEQKIIEMEIMSTDSELDMKKEIKKLRKKLVEQSIKINKNLSRWQRVELARHADRPHALDLINLMCDSWIELHGDRHFGDDKAIVSGIARIDDQRMVIIGQQKGRTTKDNLYRNFGMPYPEGYRKALRHMKLAEKYGLPAVTLIDTIGAYPGLEAEERGQAEAIARNLFEMSHLSVPIIVIVIGEGASGGALGIGVGDRLIMLENTWYSVISPEGCASILYRDATQKKKAAEAMRVTAADLLEMGIADRIIEEPLGGAHRDYKGTAKILKNVILEELTAINEFSVDEMIEKRIHKIENMGAWEGD